From Actinomycetota bacterium, one genomic window encodes:
- a CDS encoding DUF2085 domain-containing protein, which yields MSWWDRMLWELGFAICHQEPDKLLRFGDRQLFVCSRDTGIFVAFFTVLLVLSLARGRERAGMPPAWILSAAAAGVLFLLWDGLTSYLAFRETTNLLRFLSGFAAGGGMAFPAAALVNRVVFGGDRSLRVGSGPGDLIRAGCAAGAAAVPYLWRPAALFLPAQLWLAACLLGTIWALNLLLVHLLRGREGVGMVPTYVLAAAAMTALEFAVSHSLHHLLQPGLRA from the coding sequence TTGTCCTGGTGGGACCGCATGCTGTGGGAACTGGGTTTCGCCATCTGCCACCAGGAGCCTGATAAGCTGCTCCGCTTCGGGGACCGCCAGCTCTTCGTGTGCTCCCGGGACACGGGCATCTTCGTGGCCTTTTTCACCGTGCTCCTGGTCCTGTCCCTGGCGCGGGGCCGGGAGAGGGCGGGGATGCCCCCCGCCTGGATCCTTTCCGCCGCCGCGGCAGGGGTCCTCTTCCTTCTGTGGGACGGGCTGACCAGCTACCTCGCCTTTAGGGAGACCACCAACCTCCTACGCTTCCTCAGCGGCTTCGCGGCGGGGGGCGGGATGGCCTTTCCCGCCGCGGCCCTGGTGAACCGCGTGGTGTTCGGGGGCGACCGCTCCTTGCGGGTGGGCTCCGGTCCCGGTGATCTTATCCGGGCGGGGTGCGCTGCGGGAGCCGCGGCGGTGCCGTACCTGTGGCGGCCGGCCGCCCTGTTCTTGCCCGCGCAGCTCTGGCTGGCGGCGTGCCTGCTGGGCACCATATGGGCACTGAACCTGCTCCTGGTGCACCTGCTGCGGGGGAGGGAGGGGGTCGGCATGGTCCCGACCTATGTTCTCGCCGCGGCGGCCATGACCGCCCTGGAGTTCGCCGTCTCCCACTCTCTCCACCACCTCTTGCAGCCGGGCCTCCGGGCTTGA